One stretch of Flavobacterium sp. 9 DNA includes these proteins:
- a CDS encoding GIY-YIG nuclease family protein, whose protein sequence is MKRYYVYILKCSDNSYYTGITNDVDRRFNEHSFGSNKESYTYDKRALELVFCTEFNDVIQAISFEKQVKGWSRKKKEAIINDNWDDLKKLSECLNETHFKNFNKKKI, encoded by the coding sequence ATGAAAAGATATTATGTTTATATATTAAAATGTTCTGATAATAGTTATTATACTGGAATAACAAATGACGTAGATAGAAGGTTCAATGAACATAGTTTTGGTTCAAATAAAGAAAGTTACACTTATGATAAAAGAGCATTAGAATTAGTTTTTTGTACTGAATTTAATGATGTAATTCAAGCTATTTCATTCGAGAAACAAGTAAAAGGTTGGAGTAGGAAAAAGAAAGAAGCTATTATAAATGATAATTGGGATGATTTGAAAAAACTTTCTGAATGTTTGAATGAAACTCATTTTAAAAATTTTAATAAAAAGAAGATTTAG
- a CDS encoding copper homeostasis protein CutC, whose protein sequence is MKKNQLEIACFNYESAIIAQENGADRIELCDNMKLGGTTPNYILALKVRENVSIKMHVIIRPRGGDFVYSDEEFVEMKQDIKQFKKLGVDGFVFGILKADGSVHKKRNKELVNLASPLSCTFHRAFDVVKDVKESLKDVIECGFNTILTSGQGINVEEGIFTLEKIQKWSKDKIEIMPGGGLRSSNIKLLQDKLEPTFYHSSAITDNTETANPEEVKELKNFL, encoded by the coding sequence ATGAAAAAAAATCAACTGGAAATAGCGTGTTTTAATTACGAATCAGCCATAATTGCACAAGAAAATGGAGCTGATCGAATTGAACTTTGTGATAATATGAAGCTTGGCGGAACAACTCCTAACTATATTTTAGCCTTAAAAGTGAGGGAGAATGTATCCATAAAAATGCATGTAATCATAAGACCTCGTGGTGGAGATTTTGTTTATAGTGATGAGGAGTTTGTCGAAATGAAACAAGATATCAAGCAATTTAAGAAATTGGGAGTTGATGGTTTTGTTTTCGGAATTTTAAAAGCAGATGGAAGTGTTCATAAAAAACGCAACAAAGAATTAGTCAATTTAGCAAGTCCGCTTTCCTGTACTTTTCATCGTGCTTTTGATGTTGTAAAAGATGTCAAAGAATCTCTTAAAGATGTAATTGAATGTGGTTTTAATACTATTTTGACATCAGGACAAGGAATCAATGTCGAAGAAGGAATTTTTACTTTAGAGAAAATTCAAAAATGGTCCAAAGATAAAATAGAAATAATGCCTGGCGGAGGTTTACGATCTTCGAATATTAAATTATTACAGGATAAACTGGAACCTACTTTTTATCATTCATCGGCGATTACAGATAATACAGAAACTGCAAATCCGGAAGAAGTAAAAGAATTAAAGAATTTTTTATAA